The window TTTGACCAAATGTACCTTTTGATCTGTCCTCATCCAATAGCATTACTACTTCCACATCACTACTCCCAGGAGAACCAGTATAGAAGGGAGGGAGCcatctgctgtggcccagcataGTGcagaaataaagacaaaagGAAACTTACTAAATTAGATGAAATGATTTTGTTTAAATATCTTttgtataattaattaatcccCAGAAGTGAAATGTACTATTCTTGAGTTATCGCTATGGGGAcgttatattttttctttattacgGTATATGAGTTTTTccattcattattattgtcaCGCTCATGCTTTGCAGAGGTAATAATAAATGCATGAAAGAGTTTGTAGGTCCAGTAATCATTTACCCTtttttcttactgtatttaagtttGCTTGTGTTCActgaaatgtacagtaaatgtgtcgTTTTGTTTGTACTTGAAGCATAAAAGGCAAGGTGAAATGTAAAAGTTGCTTTAAAAACAAGTATTGAAGGTAAAATTGAACATATgtcttcttgttttctttccagATGAGACCATGTCAGAGGTGTCCTTTCCCGCCAGACGCTCTCGGTTCACACCGCCCACACACTCCTCATCTACGGCCGCGGTTCCTCTGCGCAGGCTGGACACCCTGGAGGAGGTACCCTCTGTGGACATCCTGGATGAAAGACAGACGCGGAGAAGCGCACAGGACCGTGTCTTACCCAGAAGCCATTCCTCGTCCAGCGAACCACGCCTACATGCTCCTCGCCGCCTGCCCGACCCCTCTGAAAATGACGACAACAGCTCCTCTGCACCGCCGAGCTGGGCTGCAGAACCTCGAGACAACACGTCACGAAACCCTCTGCTCAGGAGACCTCAGTGGAACGTGAAGAAGACATAAAGACTAGACTTGTTGTGAGCCACATGAAGACTGATGGTCTAATCAATTTCAGATCAATATCTTGATCAGCCGCTAGGATTTTTATCATGTCAACTTTTCTATTGTCACTCTTTGTTCTTTATACAAGTAAACAATGTTTTTAATTCAAGCAGgaaccctctctctctcttttttttttttgttaatcgTATCACACATTGCCAGGTAGtggaggtcaaaggtcaaattAGTACATGCTCACTGCTAGCACTCTTAACCAGTCACGATTTTCAATACAGGTAGTTTTTAAGGATATGACGTATGGTGTCTCTTTGGACATGATGTACGTATAGTCGGTAGAGGtacattgttttttaaagcGTGGGTACAGTAGGACTTCTTTTAGGGCGTGATGTAAAGTTTCTATATTTAGGGCATGACATTTTTTAGGACATGACTTATAGTATGATGTTTTTCAGGACATGATgtaaattatctttttttttttttagacacgTGTATAGCATGACTTTTGACATtatgaaaagtatttttttttaggatatGACGTATAGGACATGATAGGATAGGACATGATGCACAGCATGATGTTTTTTAAGCCATATAAGACGTATAGTATGAAGTTTTTAGGACATGATGTCATAACTCTCTGCTGTACCACAGCCATTGATTTTGAATATGATGCACTATAGCAAAGtatcatccatccgttttctgttccgcttctcattagggtcgcgggggagatgctagagcctatcccagctgacttggggcaacaggcggggtacaccctggactggtggccagctaatggcagggcacatatagacaaacaaccattcacactcacattcatacctatggacaatttacccggatgctaaccactggaccaccgtgcggccctagcTGAGAGCATCTCAaaggtaattttaaaaaatctgtgcCACTTGAGAAGGCTATTGCTTTTGAATGTATTGCTAGTTATCTGGGGTCAAAGGTCAATTGCCAGAGTGCTTCTTCGATTTTGCTCTGCTAGCCACAATTCTGTACCAAAGCTATTGATTTTGTGTGCGTCAATATAATACTAATATGTATTAGATAGAAAAACCCATTTATTGATTGTGTTGCAGATTCAGTGATGTCATCCTGAGCCATTAGGGGTGCTTAGAAGACaccttttaaaaaacacaataagaaTGATACAAaagttttaaataataaaatgcaagTCCACAGCAGGAAGAGTTCGGCGCAGTGTCCATTGACTTTTCACGCCAGTTTAGTTGACTTCTTGTTCCATTTGGGGATCCTAACGAGGAGCACGCCTACCGCCGCCAGAGCCAGCAGCACCCCTAAGCTGGGGGGGCCGCAGGGGCTGAACTCCTGGGTGACGCCCGAGAGAAGAGGAGCGAGCACGCGACCCACGGCGGTCACCGACTGTCCTGCTCCGATCAGGGTCCCGCTGGCCCGCACCCCTCCCCTCTGCAGCTCCAGGTCTGTGATGCTGGTGCGCCCGATGGTGGTGGAGATGGCAAAGAAGGTGGAGGTGAGCAGCACCTGCCACACGCTGGGGGCGGCGGCGTACAGGAAGATGAGGAGGCAGGTGAGGAGCGTGGAGTGAAGCAGCAGGGCGGCCATGTTGTTACCGTACAGCTTGGTGACGGGCCCCACCAGGAAGCCTGCCAGTGCCCCCAGCGTGCTGCTGTAGCTGATGAGGTAGCCCGTGGTCTTGGGCTTGAGAGAGAAGCGCTCCTCCATTGCAAGGGAGAAGTTGCTGTAGTAGAGCATGATGGCGACGGCCATCAGCAGGCGCACCAGGAAGAGGTCCCACATGTCGGATGAGGCCACCATGCGAATCCGGGACCCCACGGAGGCCAGCTGTCTCCAGGCGGGCTGCAGCGAGGACGCCTCCTGCCACCACCGGCCATCCCCAGCCAGTTTCCTTTGCACTTCTAGGGTGGGGTCTGTGTGTGCGGGGGCGTGGCTATTTGCAGAGGACCCATTGCTTACAAACTTGCTAGTTCCATTACAGTGAAGAAGGATGTCCCTCCATGGAAGCATCCATACGAGACCTGGTAAGACACGATTATTAGCATGTGTACAGTAGATTATGTCAAAGCCCATCCAGTCGCCCACCTGCATTGACGAGGAAGATGGCGGCGCAAACGAAGGCCGAGGTGTAGAAGCCGCCCTCGTGCTCCGTGAGGTAGCCGCCcaccatggggcccagaatgaAGCCCACGCTGGAGGCAGCGTTGAAGTGTCCCATCACCAGGGGGCGCTCCGCCTCGGACGCCAGGTCGGAGAGCAGAGCTCTGCAGATGGACAGCGAGTGCTTGAACAACCCTGAGACAAAACGGGGACAATTTAAGTTTTTTCCAGTTGCTAACACACTAAAATGACTTGCATAGCACAAATTCATAAAGTGACCCACAGAGAGTAAAACCTCTTCTCAAGCCTCCAAATGtctaaacacattttacacgcattttgtagttcaaaatgcaatttttaaaatcaaTGTAACTTTTTAAATGCGCCGGTTCTCTGCATAAGAAACAACAACCTGAAATATGCGCACATGCACCACACGGCCTGCCCAACAGCTCAATGCTTACTTGTTAGCTCGTCCATGAGGAAGTAGCCATGAAAGCACGATGAAACGACCAAAGGTGAGTTCTTTTGGGCATGGTGCTCGAAGCAACACGCCTGGCAGCCTTTAATGCGCATGTGTGTCGTTCAGTGTAAGGAAGAGGCATGTGACGATATCCATGTGGGTGCCATTTAGGGACGGATAAGGCAGTCAAGGTGCTTCTTTACCGCCATGTCTGCCAAGGGAAGATATTGCCTGCGATGTAGACGAGGCGTTGTGGTTTTCTTGCCTTTTTTTCCAAGTAcatattttctgccattttctttttcagttgattGTTTTTTGGTGAGCATATTTGAGTTCACTCCAATGTAAGTATGTCTGCTGTGCATATGTTGTGTTGCACTGATCGTTTGgtgacaaataaaataaaataaatgtttccaaagcatgtgtgtgtgtctgctaaTATTTCTCTACATGTGAACAAATGACGACAATTTCAACTATTTCAGTATTGTGGTGAAGGTGAGAATGTTTTTCATGATGCCCACCAGTGTGTGGTTGCTTAGGTTCGTACGTtacagcgatctaatttatcttatttattatgtattgtggaaaacgaagacatgaacaacatctgaatgccgacccatcattattacatggctgttattattatcacatggctgttattattattacatggctgttattatcacatggctgttattattatcacatggctgttattattattacatggctgttattatcattacatggctgttattattattccatgGCTGTTATTATCAcatggctgttattattatcacatggctgtttttattatcacatggctgttattattatcacatggctgtttttattattacatggctgttattatcattacatggctgttattatcacatggctgttattattatcacatggctgttattattattacatggctgttattattattacatggctgttattattattccatgGCTGTTATTATCACATGGCTGTTATTATCATCACATGGCTGTTTTTATTATCAcatggctgttattattatcacatggctgtttttattattacatggctgttattattatcacatggctgtttttattatcacatggctgttattattatcacatggctgtttttattattacatggctgttattattattccatgGCTGTTATTATCAcatggctgttattattatcacatggctgtttttattatcacatggctgttattattatcacatggctgtttttattattacatggctgttattattattccatgGCTGTTATTATCAcatggctgttattattatcacatggctgtttttattatcacatggctgttattattattacatggctgtttttattattacatggctgttattatcattacatggctgttattatcacatggctgttattattattacatggctgttattatcattacatggctgttattattatcacatggctgttattattatcacatggctgtttttattattacatggctgttactattattacatggctgttattatcacatggctgttattattattacatggctgttattattatcacatggctgtttttattattacatggctgttattatcacatggctgttattattatcacatggctgttattattattacatggctgttattattatcacatggctgtttttattattacatggctgttattatcattacatggctgttattattattccatggctgttattattattacatggctgttattattatcacatggctgttattattattacatggctgttattatcacatggctgttattattattacatggctgttattattatcacatggctgttattattattccatggctgttattattattacatggctgtttttattattacatggctgttattatcattacatggctgttattattattccatggctgttattattattacatggctgttattattatcacatggctgttattattattacatggctgttattatcacatggctgttattattattacatggctgttattattatcacatggctgtttttattattacatggctgttattatcacatggctgttattattattacatggctgttattattatcacatggctgtttttattattacatggctgttactattattacatggctgttattatcacatggctgttattattattacatggctgttattattatcacatggctgttattatcattacatggctgttattattatcacatggctgttattattatcacgtggctgttattattattacatggctgtttgacgtgtgtggtacaaggcagtgtgctagcatgaattaacttgagacaaatgtacacattagcactcaataagtcatccaaacttacctttatgcattcccacatagtatcagcatttgacaccaaatatgaggtgaaagaaaaatggtaaaaatacagtggtagtctatctgtgcggcatgagacaaagttagcacacccacaatggacgtGCGTCAATCGAGACGGATggaacagagagaatctggccgcttttcaaaataaaacagtaccgtagcccgggggttggggatcactgctgtAGAGTGTTTTTAacgtaggtccttaaaaacaaaaacagcagagtgctcctgttatttagaggatctttgactagcgctGAGAGCGCTCTTTCAGACAAAGCAGGGGCGCCCATTTCGTCGGTCGGGAAGGTAGTTTGGGGTGATCGCAGaaacgtcactttgtaaatgtcatgtgacatcagtcagatggcattaagctcccctcctgatttgctgtgGCGCCCCCACGGCTaagattaagtggtgaacaTACGGTATTTCTCAAGCTACACATGGGGATgcgactttcatctttattatttgaTGAAAGTGATTCAGATGCCGATATCATAACAAAAGTTATGTTTACTGATAAGAGGCTacgcatgtaaaaaaaaaaaaaagaaagaaattgttTGGTGACtttgcgtcctgaactccactatagaaatgtgtgttttctacccTTCCGTTTGTGAAACTatgatttcatgattaattggaagaTGTGCCCAGTATGTTGACTTGggcttgacttgggctgcattgtcttttgcatcatcattttcgtttctttgtttcatagcaaatgctaactggacgtcgTACATGACCTGTACGTATAATAAAGGCTACTtcgctattttcactgacatactactcaggttACGGACACAACTATTGGAGAATTAAGTGTCATGACCTTTACTGCCATACTGAATTGAactgtgaattattgaatgatatcaactactttgatcaCCTGTA is drawn from Dunckerocampus dactyliophorus isolate RoL2022-P2 chromosome 9, RoL_Ddac_1.1, whole genome shotgun sequence and contains these coding sequences:
- the mfsd9 gene encoding major facilitator superfamily domain-containing protein 9, which produces MNNHKCNTLNHRTRGRARIIQCIYVVGFMDLFGVSMIIPLLSHHVKSLGASPTVAGIVGSTYGVLQLFSSTVVGSWSDVVGRRQSLLTCLLLSALGYSLLGTSTSIALFVLSRIPVGLFKHSLSICRALLSDLASEAERPLVMGHFNAASSVGFILGPMVGGYLTEHEGGFYTSAFVCAAIFLVNAGLVWMLPWRDILLHCNGTSKFVSNGSSANSHAPAHTDPTLEVQRKLAGDGRWWQEASSLQPAWRQLASVGSRIRMVASSDMWDLFLVRLLMAVAIMLYYSNFSLAMEERFSLKPKTTGYLISYSSTLGALAGFLVGPVTKLYGNNMAALLLHSTLLTCLLIFLYAAAPSVWQVLLTSTFFAISTTIGRTSITDLELQRGGVRASGTLIGAGQSVTAVGRVLAPLLSGVTQEFSPCGPPSLGVLLALAAVGVLLVRIPKWNKKSTKLA